The genome window AAATATATAGGCAATTGTTTCCTGGAAAGTTGCAGAAAATCAgcaagcagagagagggagtcGACACATTGCTTCCAGTGTCCAGCTTTTGTGCCTAAATTGGTTCCAGCCTGTGGCCTCGGGCAGCCACATTAAACTTGTTGACAATGTGCACTATGCCAACTTCAGTCCTGACTTTAAGTGAACTGATCCCCTTGTGGTCTAAGAGTTCATGAAAAGTATATTGAGGTCAAAGTTAACAAAACATCTTGATTAGACTAATTAtggcttttcttatttttaggAGAAACTACAAAGTTGGCAGGCAGGGAATGTTAACAAGAAGTTTTGGGGACTGGGAATTCGGGAAATCTATCATTTGCAATAATGGTAACTGCAACCAGGTAAAGTAaacttcatttcatttcagaaaCAGGGCTGGTCCTGATCAATGCAGTTAatcaataaacatgaaaaacaagctGATGTTGATGCTTACTGTGTGTCGTACCAAATTCAAAGCAATGGGGATTTGAGACGAAGTACAACGACACTGCTCTGGTGCCTAATCTTGCTCCTAAACGTTTTGGCCTGGAGACCCCAGAACAGAACAAGGGAGACAGTGAAGAAGTGGAAGGACACCCGTTTCACTGTTGGGGAAGAATACTGCTAAGACCACTTTCCTGACCTCTTCAACTGAGGAACCAACAAGAGAACTCAGGGTggggtttctttttttaaactccacAAGCTAGAACTTATTTGTGGTCCAGGGAAGTGCTATTGCAGTTAAGTTGCAATTAAGTATTTTTTagctatttttaaatgctgttattGGACAACTTTTACCAGCTTTAAAGTCAGTGCGCAATGGTatgtacataaataataaaatagtaaaaattgACACTGATTATATCTATTGATGTAatgttagtttattttattttgttgctgtaATCTAAACTAACTGAACAGATTgtaatgaaatttaaataaaaattctagACATTCCgaaaatatagttttataaTTATGTTGCCACTAGGTGTCAGTGTTGGTTAGCTCATGTCCTAACCCAGAATTTTAAATTGCTCAGGTGGTTCTCAAACTAAAAGCAATGATTCAGAGATACACAGTGTCTGAGTTTACAAATGTTGTAGGTTACCCATTTGCAggtttatgttattttatgtaatagTACTTAATATTTAGCGCTATTACATGATAGTAGTAGTATACTAATTAGTATACTATAATATACTAATACTACTAATTAGTACTATTACATAAACTTAATAGTACTCAATAGTTACTTAATACATGTTAATGTCTCTGAGTTGTATAACCTTAAAAAGAGCAAGAactttgaatgtttaaaatatgtactCAGCGCTGCTTATTTCAACTTTTATAGCTTACTATGCTGCTTCTGCATCACTGGATCATTACAGGTTATGTATTTCACCTTGGATCGTTTAACACCATCTAAACAGTCTACTTATAGACTTAtctttagatttagatttattaGACTTGCAAATGATCATGTGACACAGGCTATATCTGAGGTAGTACTGTAGGCAGTtaggagaaataaaaataatttgataccTTGGTGACTACTGCAGGATTATTTTTTACCACAATGagaatttaaagtgtttttgttttgttttttactttttactgatGTTTTCTACGGCGGCCCACTGTATTGTCAAAGGAAAAAAtagattaatttttttcttctaattatTTTCCTTTGGTGAATATTCCATTCACCGCCTGCCGTGCAAATTGTTTGTGTTCTTCGTCCTAACACTTTTGGTAAGTGTAACGAATGACCGAAGGGGGCAGCAATGCACCCATTCAGCACCTCGTCTGCCAGAAATAcagaagacgaagaagaagaatttaCACAAACGGTTAAACAGTTGATAACGGCCAGGAAACGATTTCAGTTGGGTAATTACAGCTAGTTTACATATCATGTACGTGTGTTTTACTGGTAGTAatattgtatttacatattGTAGATGTCTGTCTTTTCTCAGTTGATTGTCATGGAGCGATGCTGTAGGTAGGAAGTGCACAGAAAAAGGAAAGCGTTTAACAAAGCTACTCGCTTCTCCCGTTTACCTGCGCATCGGCGTCAGTTAGCGTGTGTGATGCTTTTCTGAATGGCTAAAGTTTTTCTTCTTGGTCTGACTTATATAAGGGAGTTATTTCTCTATGAGAGTGCTAAATTATATGACACTGTTTGGCTAGTCACGATGCAGAGGACATGACGCTGTACTCCACTCTGAAACAGCAATTTATTGTACAAGCTCCAAAGAGCGGCGGAATTCTAATTACACTGTGCTTcgctttttgttgtttattctcCTTGACatagatttttgtttgccttgtacctcacgtgtaagtcGCTTGGGATAAaggcgtctgctaaatgactaaatgtaaattatgccCATTGGTTTTTAAATTGTGCACTAAGTTACTCTGTAATTGGTCTCATGGATATATGGTATAATGACGGTGACATATATATCGAACTCGAAATGACGGTTTTGGTAAGGCATAATCACGAGTTATTCTTTCCCCTGTaagcaacattaaaatgaattgaCATGTATAGTGTAGCATTTGTCCAATTTTAAGGGCAGCCACTAAAAGGCAACTTGTGCTGCTGTGACTGCATGCTCTGCCTCATATCCATGAGCTTGTAAGATCGTAATTCACTTCAACTAGTGATTCTCAAgacctttttaaaatggaaGGAATTTAGGTTCTTCAAATTACAATATGGTTTTTGTACACAGATTGAGgccaaattgatttatttttgcatgtattTCTGTATGAATCTGTACCTGTCTTTCTTTCTACTGGTAATACAAATGTCTATTGTGATTTTTGGTCAAAATCCTAAAGGAGTCAAATGTCTCTATTAAATATGTTCTAGTTGTAGAGGCTATGTAAAAgagcatttttttcctctgccacTTACAACCACTTCTCATCTTGTTCTATCTAAAGTGTCAGCAGGGATAGTTCTGCTCCTCACTACTCACCTCCACAAGCATCAATTCCTCTGGTCCCCCGTTCTCGTCGTCACCCCACTTGTGTTCCTCCCTGCTCTCCCCATCAACCCTGACTCCCCCTCCTCGACAAAAAAGACAGAGTTTTGCTGGAGCCATGGTGGATCTCAGTAAGTGgccccttttctctctgcttagCACTGAGGAACTGGCCACGGTTCGACAGGCCTGCGTATTTGGAAGTTCTGCCAATGAAGCCATCTACATCACACATGGAAATGAGGTGATGAGTGCGTGTGAAATACCAGTAAACCCTGCTTTTTCCAAAAGCCCTTTTTTAAGCTCTTAGTATATTATTAGTTTTCATAAGCTATTGGCCACTGCTTAATTGCCTCATCTTGTAatgcatgtgtattttaaattactcatttttaataaataaatggatgaacataaatgtgtttctgtatgtcTGATAATAACACTGAAAAGTAAAATCTGTATGAAAGACTTTGGACATTAGCCAGCACCTTCATTTGCAAAGCAGTCTCACCTTCTTAATTTGAAGAAGTTTCTGATTGAGatattgaatattaaaaaatgcaaatcatttgtGAGGTGTCCCTGGATTTATTATGGTTCTGTATGTTATTTCCCAGGTATTTGTTTTTGGGTTCAACTGCAGTAGTTGCCTTGGTACAGGAGACAGTATGAACACTATTGTGCCAAAGAAACTAGACTTCCTGCATGGGAAGAAGGTAATCAGCCTGAGCTATGGCAGTGGACCCCATGTCCTGTTGGCTACTGAGGGTAGGTTATTATTCAAAACATGAAACTtgtctattatttatttagatatcACTTActcttttaatttacatttagtcatgttGCAGACGCTTTTTAATCCAAAGTGAGTCACAAAGCAAGCAGAAAttcaagtcaaggagaaaacattaaagcgtAATTCTTATGTTGATCTACAGATGGACAGCTGTTTGCTTGGGGTCACAATATCTACAGTCAGCTAGGGAATGGGAATACCAACCAGGGCATGTCCCCAGCACTGATCACCTCAAACCTACAGAACaagaaagtgaagaaagtgGCTTGTGGCTCTCACCACTCCATGGCCCTCACTCAAGATGGCGAGGTAGCTGTTATTTTCACAACTGTATATTGTCATCGTCCTTTCTTAAAAAACAACTGCatattgactttgtttttgatatgtaaTGTTTAGAAGAAAACTCCCTACAAAGACTTAGATAGGAAAACATTGGTTGAACATAAAATGGTCATTTGAGAACTTTATTCAGTCAGTAAGAATGCAGTGTTAAACAcctgatttttttatatattactcTTAGTGTTCTCTTTAACTGAACCTGCTGGTGTTTTGTAGAATATTGATATAATTACTATTCAAGGATAGATTAGTTATTGATTAAATattatgaattttgtttttctctaaatcCTTAAACTCCATGAGATAAACTGTTGTCATTCTCATGTGCGTTTAGGTGTCAAACTCCTGTCATTCCACACATCATCAAAACAATCCTCTGTAGCTGACATATAGAGAGGTGTAAAGCAGATGGAAAATTAGTTGTTACAACAAGGTGTTATGGCTGGTTCACAGAAAGAGTATTATTCTGAAAGCATAGAAAATACAGTGGGGTTTGAAAAGGTATCCAGTAGTGAAATAAGGTTTGtataattttgtttaataaatcaaGATAAACACTAGAATTGGATGTTATATTTACTATCGAATAGGAGTAGCATCTTCTCATTtcagtatgtttgtttttagtttaagaTAGGCCACCTCTAATCCAGCTACAGTCACACTAAGCAGCTTATTTCCAACCCCAGGGCATTAAAGCTAGTCATGTTGTGTGTATTGCAAGCAAGAAAAGCTGTCACTATGTTAAATGACACTGACTGTAGTAGATTTTATCGTGTTACgtgaatgtaaatgtctgtCTGCATGATGTACATGTAAACcatcatttctattttaaacaaaaagctgTTTGGATAAaaattacagcatttttatatttgattcaGCTTTCTTTAGACTTCAATTTTAGCacgtttatatatttttgtttcatgtggGCAAAATATTGCTCTGTCTTAAATTCCTTCTATATTTGGTTTTTAATTGTGCATGAAATGACACTACAAgtgcataaaacattttgatttggtGAGCTTCAGAGGAGCTGGTAGGAGCATTTTGCTAGTTTATGTGCTAAGCTAACCAGGTTCTTGCAAACTTGGCAGACATGAACTCTTGTTTTAAGCAGCAACTCAGAACTTGACTGTGAGAGTGggtttaaagatgaaaaaatctGTGAATCTTCTAATCTAAGAGGTTTAGCAACTACTCACATGGATCTTCTTTTTGCAGCCTAAGAACCACTGGAAACAGGCTTGAGTTCTAAATTCTTTTTTCAAGTCCTTGAAGAAACCATTTGATTTTTCGATGAACTTAAGCTTTACATGACCAAACTAATTATAAACTATTACTATATTCTCCCTACAGGTGTTTGCATGGGGTTATAACAACTGTGGCCAGATTGGTTCTGGTTCTACAGCCAACCAACTATACCCCAGGAAAGTAACCGGCTGCCTGCAGGGCAAGACTGCAGTGGGCATCACATGTGGACATACCTCGTCCATTGCTCTGGGTGACAGTGGAGAGGTGACAATGGCATCACATGAAGTTTTACTGGTCCTTCTGGGAAAAACCTGAATTCTCCATTGTAAATAGCATGGTTTTGTTTATCTAGGTTTATGGATGGGGCTTCAATGGCAACGGACAGCTGGGTATTGGTAGCAATGGAAACCAGCTGACACCTTGCCGCCTCACTACACTCCAAGGCATGTGTATTCAACAGGTAAGGTGGGGCGTACcataaaaaatggaaataatggcCATTACATACTTTTCCTT of Channa argus isolate prfri chromosome 23, Channa argus male v1.0, whole genome shotgun sequence contains these proteins:
- the rcbtb1 gene encoding RCC1 and BTB domain-containing protein 1 isoform X2, translating into MVDLSKWPLFSLLSTEELATVRQACVFGSSANEAIYITHGNEVFVFGFNCSSCLGTGDSMNTIVPKKLDFLHGKKVISLSYGSGPHVLLATEDGQLFAWGHNIYSQLGNGNTNQGMSPALITSNLQNKKVKKVACGSHHSMALTQDGEVFAWGYNNCGQIGSGSTANQLYPRKVTGCLQGKTAVGITCGHTSSIALGDSGEVYGWGFNGNGQLGIGSNGNQLTPCRLTTLQGMCIQQIVSGYNHCLALTDRGLLYAWGANTYGQLGTANKSNHLSPVQIMADKERIVEIAACHSTQTSAAKTQSGQVYMWGQCRGQSILSPHVTHFTNTDDVFACFAMPSVMWRLVSMGVSISD